The nucleotide sequence TCTTCAAACCGTTTGCGATCAGTAATATCGTAAGTAATCCCCAAAACTTGATCAACTTCCCCTTCAGCATTGAGAACGGGAACATAATTAACAATTGTGGTGTAGCTTCCTAAGTCAGAAGTGGTTTTAGTGACTTCTAATTTTTGAATCCTGCGAGTTGCGATCGCTTTTTTGAGAGTAGGTACATAGGTTTGAGTGAGTTCTACCGGAAATACATCCTCATCTTGATAACCAATCAGTTCTTCCCAAGACTTCCCACTGCGACGAATTCCTTCTGCATTCACAAACTGAAATCGTCGTTGAGCATCATAAATTACTAAGGTATTGGGAATATTATCGAGAGCCATCCGAAATTGTTCTTCATGATCCCGAAGGGTTTGTAACGCTGGATTTTGCTTATTGGTTTCTTGGGGGTGTACCCGTTGGGTAAAGGTCGTCACCACCGACGATGGAGACGTTTCCCCCCCTTGAAATAGAGGTTGAGTGTTGAGCAACAACTCAATCAACTCGCCATCGGGTCTACGACAATAGACAATCACATTCAAACAAGGTCGTCCGGTTGCCAATGTGAGGTAAACTGGACAAGACTCTACTGGAATCGGTGATCCAGCTTGATCCAGGAATATCCAGGGAGATTCAATCGGGTTGATCATCCTTTGAATGGGATATCCGAGAATCTTTTCCGCCGTTAGATTACAGCTTTGAATCTGACCCTCAGCATTTTGAAGGATCATCCCCATATCACCCTCAGTTCGGGAATGAGCTTCGGGTTTTAAGTAGGGTTCTTGTTGTAACGGTGTATAGCTCAATCGGGATTCAGACTGTTTGGAATTCTGCATTATAACAATCCGATTGGAAGTTTTAAGTAATCATTCCTTTCGTCGAAATGAAATTTCTGACGAGAGCAAATTTACTGTCTTAGGGGGGATGTCATTCAAAAATTATAATATAAGCAATGGCTTTTTGGGATTCACCGTACTGTATTCTTGATAGGTATTGAAGAGTTAGTGAATTTGGACTATCTCAATTATTTGGGGATACCCGCCTCAATTACCCATTTCTCAAGCAGATGTTTTAGCAATGGGGGCTTCTATCAATAGCAACATTAAATTTAACAAATACGGATTTGAAGAGTGGAGATTTTATTTAAACAATTTGAATGATACAGTATAGGACATCAGAGATGGCACGCACACCTGCTGATACTTTTTAGATTATCCTAAACTTTTGAATGTTACCCCTCACCTAAATTGTCAGGAAATGTTAAACTGTTGAACTAACCCCAAAAACGGGATACAAGATGAAGCGGGGAAATTCCCTGACGAAATCTCGATCATTAGGTGTGAGGAAACATGACGAAAAGAATCAGTTCAGAACAGGATACTGTTCAAAAGCAACCTGTGGAGGGGAGCATTTTCTCAAATCAGGAACAACTTCTACATCACACAGTTTCTCAACAAAATGGGAAAAAAAAACATCAGTTTGCTTTAGCAACGGGTTCTTTACTGCTATTCACCTTATCTCTGATTACGTTTAATCAAGCAAGTTCAACAGATTTTTTATTAAAAAAAGGAAGTCAAGGAACAGAAGTCAGTCATCTACAACAGCGTTTAAAAGCAGCAGGATATTGGTCAGGGACAATTACCGAAAATTATGATCAAGCAACGGAAAACGCCGTTAAAACCTTTCAAAAAGATCAAGGAATTGAAGCCAATGGTAAAGTAGATGAAAACACAAATTCTGTATTAATAAATACGGTAAAAAATAAAAATTTTTCTTCTCGTTATTTAGATCATAAAGTTGAAACTTTAAACCCTAGAGATGAACGCCTCTATCCTGAATTGGAACTTCAAAAACGAATTAAAGGAGATTTAGCACCCAAATCTGTTGTTTATTCAGGAAATGGGTTATTTTTTGTTCAAAATATGATGTATGAACATTCGATTAATGTTTATGATCGGGAATTTAATTTAATTAAAAAAATCAAGGATGAAGTCAAATTAAAGGATTATGGCTATCCCCATTTTAAAGATAATCAATATCAAGGTTCTCCGGTAGAAGTAGCGTTTTCTCCCGATGGAAAATCAGCTTATGTTAGTAATTATGAGATGTTTGGTTCGGAATTTACCAATCCTGGCTATGATACCTGTGAACCTTCTGATCAATTTGATCCGAGTTTTATTTATAAAATTAATACTGAAACTTTAGAGATTAAAACTGTAATTAAAGTGGGTTCTGTCCCCAAATATGTTGCGGTTTCTCCGAATAATCGTTGGGTTTTAGTTAGTAATTGGTGTTCAGGAGATTTAAGTATTATTGATAGTCAATTTAACCAAGAAATTAAACGAATTCCTTTAGGTCAATTTCCTCGTGGAATTGCGATTGATCCAAACTCAAAAATTGCTTATATTGCGGTGATGGGAACATCAGATATCGCTGTTGTTAATTTAGAAGATTATAGCGTTAATTGGATATATAATGTAGGATTATATCCCCGCCATTTAGTCTTAGATAGTACAGGAAAATATCTCTATGTAACTCTGAATGGGGATGATCATGTTGCTAAAATTGAGACAAAAACTGGAGAAATAATTAACAAAATCTTTACCGGAAGTGCACCTCGCAGTATGGTATTATCACCCGATAATCAGTATTTATATATTGTCAATTACTATTCTAATACGGTGAGTAAAGTTCGCACTGAAACAATGGAACTTATCGATAATATTACCGTAGATTTAAACCCCATTGGAATTACCTTTGATCCTCAAACTCATCAAATTTGGGTAGCCTGTTACACCGGAAGCCTTATCATTTTACAGGATAAATTTTAATGATAGTGGTAGGGAACAGGGAATAGTAAGCATTAAAAAGGTTTTAGGATTTAGAGAGGACGGGTTTAACAAAATTGGGTTGATTTTTAATCAATTTCAATAAACCCACCCTTATAAAATTTGTATCCTTCTGTTTTAAACTAGAAATTAGCTATCGATGAGTTAATTTTCCTCCCGTAACTTCTACTAAACTTCCGGTCATAAAACTACTATCAGAAGACGCTAAAAACACATAAGCAGGAGCGATTTCTTCCGGTTGAGCCGCACGTCGCATCAGGCTTGTCTTATCAAATTCACTCACTTCTTCAATGGGTAAACTAGCGGGAATACTTGGAGTCCAGACCGCACCCGGAACAACAGCATTAACTCGAATATTACGACTGCTTAAATTGGCTGCTAAAGACTTCGTAAAAGCGTGTACTGCGCCCTTACTGGTAGCATAATCAACGAGAATATCCCGACCAATTTGTCCTGAAATACTGCCCGTATTAATAATAGTATCTGCTTCTTTGAGATGATTTAATGATGCTTTCACCATATAGAAATATCCAAAAACATTAGTTTCCATCGTTTCACGAAACTGTTCTAAACTCAGATCTTCAAGGTTACTCTGAGCCATTTGATAAGCCGCATTATTCACTAAAATATTCAGTTTTCCTAACTTTTGAAGCGTTTCTTGTACCGCTTGTTCACAGGAGGCAAAATCGCGCACATCTGCTTTGATTTGTAAACATTTTCTACCCTGTTTTTGTACTTCTTGGCAGGTGATTTTTGCATCCTGTTCATTGTGGTGATAAACAATTGCCACATCAGCCCCTTCCATAGCATAAGCGATCGCAACAGCCCTACCAATTCCAGAATCACCACCCGTAATTAAAGCGACTTTTCCTTGCAATTTACCAGCCGGTTTATACCCAGATAAATCCGTTTGGGGCTGGGGAATCATATCTTCTTGAGAAGCCGGATAGTCGAGTTTCTGTGCTGGAATTTCAGCCGGAGTAAAATGATGTTTATCAGTTTGCATGATCTTAACCTCTATCCTTATATTAAATAATATATTTCACTTCAATTAAACAACACTCCTTCATCAGAAAGAAATGTGCTTGTTTGATAAAAATTTATGTCTAAAGAGATAGAAGATTGGAAGGTTATTTTGTCCCAATCTCCTATCCCAATAGTTTAGAATTAGACCTGATTTTTTATTCTTTCCAAACAAAAACCTTCGCCTCATATTCGGGTAAATCGATGAGAATGTTGTCATCTCCCGACTCGATATCATAATTATTTGTCCACTCATGCCAAGTACCATTTGCAGGGAAATGGGGAACTTGATAACCTGCTAAATATTGATCAGAGAAATTAACAACAACAACCACACGAGATCCTTGATCATTCCATCGGGTATAAGCGAACACTTTAGCATCCGCATCTTCATGGAAAAACTCAATATTTTCAGTATATAAAGCATGATTGGATTTTCGTAAAAAAATCAAGCCTTTGTAATATTGAAATAAACCTTGATTATTGTCATGGCTTAATAATGTCCAATCAATTTTTGCCGAATCAATAGTTTTGGGTTTATATTCTCCAAATTCTTCCCCCATCCAAATCAAAGGAATGCCTACGGCTGTCATCAATAATGCTACCCCTAATTTCACTCGTTTAAAGGCATCTTCGTCAAAAATCTCTCGATTTCCTAACTCCACCATTAACCGATTTTGATCATGGTTGCCCAAATAATTAACCATATTTGTAGCCCCCATAAACCCTTGACGTTTGCCATCTAAAATGTCTTTGAGTTGTTCTAAATCAAAGGTATCCCCACATAAATGATCCGTTAGAATATGATAAAAACTATCATGCCAACAGCCATCCATCGGCCCATCAACGTTGGTAATACTGGGGTTTTCTGGCACATATTCAGCAACGTTATAAAAGGGTTTTATTCCGGCTGCTTCCTTGGCTTCCTGCACAACTCAACCCATAAAATCATAGTTACCAATTTGTCGGGCTGCATCATAACGA is from Planktothrix sp. FACHB-1365 and encodes:
- a CDS encoding peptidoglycan-binding protein — protein: MTKRISSEQDTVQKQPVEGSIFSNQEQLLHHTVSQQNGKKKHQFALATGSLLLFTLSLITFNQASSTDFLLKKGSQGTEVSHLQQRLKAAGYWSGTITENYDQATENAVKTFQKDQGIEANGKVDENTNSVLINTVKNKNFSSRYLDHKVETLNPRDERLYPELELQKRIKGDLAPKSVVYSGNGLFFVQNMMYEHSINVYDREFNLIKKIKDEVKLKDYGYPHFKDNQYQGSPVEVAFSPDGKSAYVSNYEMFGSEFTNPGYDTCEPSDQFDPSFIYKINTETLEIKTVIKVGSVPKYVAVSPNNRWVLVSNWCSGDLSIIDSQFNQEIKRIPLGQFPRGIAIDPNSKIAYIAVMGTSDIAVVNLEDYSVNWIYNVGLYPRHLVLDSTGKYLYVTLNGDDHVAKIETKTGEIINKIFTGSAPRSMVLSPDNQYLYIVNYYSNTVSKVRTETMELIDNITVDLNPIGITFDPQTHQIWVACYTGSLIILQDKF
- a CDS encoding alpha-amylase family glycosyl hydrolase, translated to MQEAKEAAGIKPFYNVAEYVPENPSITNVDGPMDGCWHDSFYHILTDHLCGDTFDLEQLKDILDGKRQGFMGATNMVNYLGNHDQNRLMVELGNREIFDEDAFKRVKLGVALLMTAVGIPLIWMGEEFGEYKPKTIDSAKIDWTLLSHDNNQGLFQYYKGLIFLRKSNHALYTENIEFFHEDADAKVFAYTRWNDQGSRVVVVVNFSDQYLAGYQVPHFPANGTWHEWTNNYDIESGDDNILIDLPEYEAKVFVWKE
- a CDS encoding SDR family oxidoreductase encodes the protein MQTDKHHFTPAEIPAQKLDYPASQEDMIPQPQTDLSGYKPAGKLQGKVALITGGDSGIGRAVAIAYAMEGADVAIVYHHNEQDAKITCQEVQKQGRKCLQIKADVRDFASCEQAVQETLQKLGKLNILVNNAAYQMAQSNLEDLSLEQFRETMETNVFGYFYMVKASLNHLKEADTIINTGSISGQIGRDILVDYATSKGAVHAFTKSLAANLSSRNIRVNAVVPGAVWTPSIPASLPIEEVSEFDKTSLMRRAAQPEEIAPAYVFLASSDSSFMTGSLVEVTGGKLTHR